Proteins encoded together in one Anaerotignum propionicum DSM 1682 window:
- the hemZ gene encoding coproporphyrinogen dehydrogenase HemZ produces MIHYILQGHELQNDVQTMIQVFYPNLHYIRTEEVASSGLSVISCMENGIASAMLYRDGEKVNQWSIAYGKDTSEKEEKRLVKLSIYELLKEETGLRPQWGLLTGVRPAKIISGLLAEGKNEEFALEYLTKDYLVMEHKARLALTVAKAEQKLLEKNKPNHISLYIGIPFCPTRCLYCSFTAYPLAQYKDRVDEYLDAMFRELEFLAEYAKDFELKNIYIGGGTPTSLSELQLERLLRKVAELFHTDDMEYTVEAGRPDTITKEKLRLMKEYGVNRISINPQTMNEETLKRIGRKHSVEDIRHVFQEARELGHENINMDLILGLPGEEPRDVEQTMKEILALAPDNITVHTLAVKRASRLKEEFDQHTLSTAESLERMLAIAAEYAEKMGMEPYYMYRQKNMVGNFENVGYCHPGKEGVYNVQIMEEKQTVLAAGAGASTKTVDPNTDKIERVFNVKSVEDYIARIDEMIARKEQGLPKGGWK; encoded by the coding sequence ATGATACACTATATTCTTCAGGGACATGAACTGCAAAATGATGTACAGACAATGATTCAGGTTTTTTATCCAAACCTTCATTATATCCGAACGGAGGAAGTTGCTTCTTCGGGATTATCCGTAATCAGCTGTATGGAAAATGGCATTGCTTCGGCAATGCTTTATCGTGATGGGGAAAAAGTGAATCAATGGTCTATAGCATATGGGAAGGATACATCAGAAAAGGAAGAAAAGCGTCTGGTAAAGCTTTCAATTTATGAACTGCTAAAGGAAGAAACAGGTTTGCGTCCCCAATGGGGCTTACTTACAGGGGTTCGCCCTGCAAAAATAATCAGCGGGCTTTTGGCAGAAGGGAAAAACGAAGAATTTGCCTTAGAGTATCTGACAAAGGACTATCTGGTGATGGAGCACAAAGCGAGACTTGCCCTTACTGTTGCAAAGGCAGAGCAAAAACTTTTGGAGAAAAACAAACCAAACCATATCAGTTTGTATATCGGCATTCCTTTTTGTCCCACCAGATGCTTATACTGCTCCTTTACGGCATATCCCTTGGCACAGTATAAAGATAGGGTAGATGAATATCTGGATGCTATGTTTCGAGAATTGGAATTCTTGGCTGAGTATGCCAAGGACTTTGAGCTGAAGAATATTTACATCGGTGGGGGCACACCCACTTCCTTATCGGAACTGCAATTGGAGCGGCTTTTGAGAAAGGTGGCAGAGCTTTTCCATACAGATGATATGGAATATACTGTGGAAGCAGGACGTCCTGATACCATCACCAAGGAAAAACTGCGGTTAATGAAGGAATATGGTGTAAACCGTATCTCCATTAATCCCCAAACCATGAATGAGGAAACCTTAAAGCGAATCGGAAGAAAGCATTCTGTGGAAGATATTCGCCATGTTTTTCAGGAAGCCAGAGAATTGGGGCATGAGAATATTAATATGGATTTGATTTTAGGCTTACCGGGGGAAGAACCCCGAGATGTGGAACAAACCATGAAGGAAATTTTAGCCCTGGCTCCAGATAATATTACGGTGCATACCTTAGCAGTAAAACGTGCCTCTCGTTTGAAGGAGGAGTTTGACCAGCATACCTTATCAACGGCGGAGTCTCTGGAGAGGATGCTTGCCATTGCGGCGGAATATGCAGAAAAAATGGGCATGGAGCCTTATTATATGTATCGTCAGAAAAACATGGTGGGGAATTTTGAAAACGTTGGTTACTGTCATCCCGGAAAAGAGGGTGTATACAACGTCCAAATCATGGAGGAAAAACAGACCGTTTTGGCGGCGGGAGCAGGTGCAAGCACAAAAACGGTTGATCCAAATACGGATAAAATTGAGCGTGTTTTTAACGTCAAGAGCGTTGAGGATTATATCGCAAGGATTGACGAAATGATTGCCCGCAAGGAACAGGGATTACCTAAAGGAGGATGGAAATGA